The proteins below are encoded in one region of Parvicella tangerina:
- a CDS encoding amidohydrolase yields the protein MINAENKEEVLNDLVTLRRNLHRFPEVSNQEFQTADRVIEFVLKTNPSEVIDKVGGGSVLAIYRCEDPNAKTAVVRCELDALPIQEINDFSYHSTVDGVSHKCGHDGHMAMVAGLGKLLKNRPFKSLNVVLLFQQAEETGEGAQAVLNDHQFIKLKPDFILALHNIPGYPKHQIVLKPKAFTPSVTSVIITLKGKTSHAAEPEQGINPAMAVSDILKLAHQLEINEETDDMRLLTPIQVDLGEEAYGVSAGHAVLRFTLRAWTENNLKALKNEFSGGIFEIAAKEQLGIKLEWTQSFASNNNDPELVKELERAANELDLAVHYKAYPFKWGEDFGLFTQNYPGALFGLGAGVDTPALHNPDYDFPDELIKTGVNMFYQTLKQLDNS from the coding sequence ATGATCAATGCTGAAAATAAAGAAGAGGTGCTAAATGACCTTGTCACACTAAGAAGAAACTTACATCGATTTCCCGAGGTTTCAAACCAGGAGTTTCAAACGGCTGATAGAGTGATTGAATTTGTGCTAAAAACCAATCCTTCAGAGGTAATCGATAAAGTAGGTGGTGGAAGTGTCTTGGCGATTTATCGCTGTGAGGACCCAAATGCCAAAACGGCTGTGGTACGTTGTGAGTTAGACGCCCTGCCCATCCAGGAAATCAATGACTTCAGTTATCACTCTACGGTTGATGGCGTATCACACAAATGTGGTCATGATGGTCACATGGCAATGGTCGCAGGATTAGGGAAACTGTTAAAGAATAGACCATTCAAAAGCCTTAACGTTGTACTTCTTTTTCAGCAGGCTGAAGAGACAGGTGAAGGAGCTCAAGCCGTATTGAATGATCACCAATTTATAAAGTTAAAACCTGATTTCATACTTGCATTACACAACATACCTGGTTATCCTAAACATCAAATCGTCTTAAAGCCTAAGGCATTTACACCGTCTGTTACCAGTGTGATCATTACATTAAAAGGTAAGACTTCGCATGCAGCAGAACCTGAACAAGGTATTAACCCTGCTATGGCGGTAAGTGATATTTTAAAACTTGCGCATCAGTTGGAGATCAACGAAGAGACGGATGACATGAGGTTACTTACACCAATTCAGGTAGATCTTGGCGAGGAGGCTTATGGAGTAAGTGCCGGACATGCAGTATTGCGTTTTACACTCCGGGCATGGACGGAGAATAACTTGAAAGCATTAAAAAATGAATTTTCAGGGGGAATCTTTGAAATAGCGGCTAAAGAACAGTTGGGAATAAAACTGGAGTGGACACAATCATTTGCTTCAAACAATAACGATCCTGAATTGGTTAAAGAACTTGAGCGGGCTGCTAATGAATTAGACTTGGCGGTTCACTATAAAGCTTACCCCTTTAAATGGGGCGAAGATTTTGGATTGTTTACTCAGAACTATCCGGGCGCATTGTTTGGACTGGGGGCAGGAGTAGATACACCTGCTCTTCATAATCCTGACTATGATTTTCCTGATGAGCTCATTAAAACAGGAGTAAATATGTTCTATCAAACCTTAAAACAACTGGATAATTCATGA
- a CDS encoding class I SAM-dependent methyltransferase, translated as MLTFWNERYAEPSFAYGEGPNEFFKQELDQLTPGKILLPAEGEGRNAVYAAKKGWDVHAFDQSEEGRKKAFELAKKNHVSINFQLQDLNELDYPNESFDCIALIYVHTPPASRRKTHQNLCKLLKPNGTLILEGFHKDHINYNSKNPKAGGPKAIDLLFSIQELQEDFCGMNILQLEETITHLNEGNYHVGESAVVRMVAKKMS; from the coding sequence ATGCTAACATTCTGGAACGAGCGCTATGCTGAGCCATCCTTTGCTTATGGAGAAGGTCCTAATGAATTCTTTAAACAAGAACTGGATCAACTTACTCCTGGAAAAATCTTGCTGCCCGCGGAGGGAGAAGGCAGAAATGCTGTGTATGCTGCTAAAAAAGGTTGGGATGTTCATGCCTTTGATCAAAGTGAAGAAGGCAGAAAAAAGGCATTTGAATTAGCCAAAAAGAATCATGTTTCCATCAACTTTCAGCTTCAAGATCTGAATGAGTTGGATTACCCAAATGAAAGCTTCGACTGCATTGCTTTGATTTATGTTCACACCCCTCCAGCATCCAGAAGGAAAACCCATCAGAACCTGTGCAAACTCTTAAAGCCAAATGGGACGTTAATTTTAGAGGGTTTTCACAAAGATCATATTAATTACAACTCGAAGAATCCAAAAGCAGGCGGACCTAAAGCGATTGATCTATTATTCTCTATTCAGGAATTGCAAGAGGATTTTTGTGGTATGAATATCCTTCAATTAGAAGAAACCATCACACACCTCAATGAGGGGAATTATCATGTAGGCGAAAGTGCCGTAGTCAGGATGGTTGCTAAGAAAATGAGTTAA
- the murB gene encoding UDP-N-acetylmuramate dehydrogenase, with protein sequence MKILTDQSLQAYNTFGIDVSARLFARATSVNELKELLNSPEAKSNKVLFLGGGSNMLIKGDLDYFVIKLELDGIDLLEENEQQVLVKAGAGVVWHEFVMQTLDKGWYGLENLSLIPGCVGASPIQNIGAYGVEIKDRFESLEALNLETLKVETFGLSDCRFGYRESVFKQELKGKYVILSVTYRLTRAANINTSYGIINQQLEEMGVTNPTPKDVSNAVIAIRQSKLPDPKEIGNSGSFFKNPIVTNEMAEAIKIIHPNMPSYPVDDNHVKLAAGWLIDQAGWKGKQIGNYGVHKKQALVLVNYGGASGQEIYQLSEDIIADIVEKFGVKLEREVNIIE encoded by the coding sequence ATGAAAATTCTAACAGATCAATCCCTGCAAGCGTACAATACGTTCGGAATAGACGTGTCCGCCAGATTATTTGCCAGAGCAACTTCAGTAAATGAATTAAAAGAGCTCTTAAATTCTCCTGAAGCTAAAAGCAACAAAGTGCTATTCTTAGGAGGAGGTAGTAATATGTTGATTAAAGGAGATCTGGATTACTTTGTGATCAAACTAGAGTTAGACGGGATTGACCTGCTGGAAGAGAACGAACAACAGGTGCTTGTGAAAGCAGGAGCGGGAGTGGTGTGGCATGAATTCGTGATGCAGACACTGGATAAAGGATGGTATGGGTTAGAGAATTTATCCTTAATTCCAGGATGTGTGGGAGCAAGCCCAATTCAGAATATTGGAGCTTATGGAGTGGAGATCAAAGACCGATTTGAATCGCTGGAAGCGTTAAACCTGGAAACACTCAAAGTAGAAACTTTTGGTTTGTCAGACTGTCGTTTTGGCTATCGCGAAAGCGTCTTTAAGCAAGAATTGAAAGGAAAGTATGTTATTCTGAGCGTAACTTATCGATTAACCAGAGCCGCTAATATCAATACTTCGTATGGAATAATTAACCAACAGTTGGAAGAAATGGGGGTAACCAATCCAACTCCTAAGGATGTGAGCAATGCCGTAATTGCTATTCGTCAAAGTAAATTGCCAGATCCAAAAGAAATAGGGAACAGTGGCTCATTTTTTAAGAACCCAATCGTAACAAATGAAATGGCTGAAGCGATTAAAATAATACACCCCAATATGCCTTCATATCCGGTAGATGATAATCATGTGAAGTTGGCCGCAGGCTGGTTGATCGATCAGGCGGGTTGGAAAGGAAAGCAGATCGGTAACTATGGGGTGCACAAAAAACAGGCATTGGTTCTGGTTAATTATGGTGGCGCTTCGGGTCAGGAGATCTATCAATTGAGCGAAGACATTATTGCAGATATTGTTGAAAAGTTTGGCGTGAAGTTAGAGCGTGAAGTCAACATCATTGAATAA
- the alr gene encoding alanine racemase, translating into MINYTSFIEISRKALKNNIHFINSQMNEGVTLSAVVKADAYGHGISCFVPIAEEAGVRHFSVFSADEAMKVLGVARSNPTIMIMGMIENSELNWAIQNDIEFFVFEETRVKEALKAAKELGKPAKVHLEVETGLNRTGFTKKELSNIIDDLKHPLIEVKGFCTHLGGAESIANHYRIQKQKKKYSQLYKWLVVKGVTPEKRHMACSAALIRYPETQFDMVRVGILQYGFWPNTETFIHYSAKNKTPDSPLERVISWKTKVMSVKKVKTGEFISYGTSFLADRDMVIAAVPVGYSHGYARSLSNTGRMLIHGVRTAVVGLVNMNMMLIDVTDIPNVKKGDEVVLIGTQGEHEVSVASFGEMSNQLNYELLTRLPYEIPRRVVD; encoded by the coding sequence ATGATAAACTATACATCATTTATTGAAATCAGTAGAAAAGCACTGAAGAATAATATTCACTTCATTAACAGCCAGATGAATGAAGGAGTTACGCTGTCTGCAGTAGTTAAAGCAGATGCTTATGGGCATGGAATAAGCTGTTTTGTCCCAATTGCTGAAGAAGCAGGGGTTCGTCATTTTTCTGTGTTCAGTGCAGATGAAGCTATGAAAGTACTGGGAGTAGCCAGATCAAATCCCACCATCATGATCATGGGAATGATTGAGAATTCAGAACTGAACTGGGCTATCCAAAATGACATTGAATTTTTTGTGTTTGAAGAAACTAGAGTAAAGGAAGCCTTAAAAGCAGCTAAAGAATTAGGCAAACCTGCGAAGGTTCATTTGGAGGTGGAGACGGGGCTGAACCGAACTGGATTCACGAAAAAGGAACTTTCAAATATCATCGATGATCTGAAACATCCACTTATTGAAGTAAAAGGGTTTTGTACCCACCTTGGTGGAGCGGAATCAATCGCTAACCATTACAGGATACAGAAGCAAAAAAAGAAATATAGTCAATTGTACAAGTGGTTGGTAGTTAAAGGTGTAACACCTGAAAAGCGGCACATGGCGTGTTCTGCGGCTTTGATTCGTTACCCTGAAACACAGTTTGATATGGTTCGAGTGGGGATTTTACAGTATGGTTTTTGGCCGAATACAGAGACTTTTATTCATTATAGCGCCAAGAATAAAACACCCGACTCTCCGCTCGAAAGGGTTATTTCTTGGAAGACTAAAGTGATGAGTGTGAAGAAGGTGAAAACGGGAGAGTTTATCTCTTATGGAACATCCTTCTTAGCAGATAGAGATATGGTCATAGCGGCTGTGCCAGTGGGGTATTCGCATGGCTATGCCAGATCACTGAGTAATACCGGACGTATGTTGATTCATGGAGTGAGAACAGCAGTGGTGGGCTTGGTGAACATGAACATGATGCTTATTGATGTTACCGATATCCCAAATGTTAAGAAGGGAGATGAAGTGGTCTTGATAGGTACACAAGGAGAGCATGAGGTAAGCGTGGCATCCTTTGGTGAAATGAGTAACCAACTGAACTATGAACTGCTAACCAGATTGCCCTACGAAATACCGAGGAGGGTAGTGGATTAA
- a CDS encoding DUF4249 family protein, whose amino-acid sequence MKLKIYLGFAVAIVLAGIASCSTDVDINAPYETTAVVYGFVEPIEDTQYVKINRTYLGDGNNAEYAAINDSTMFESVEGTVDKIVNGTVQESYPLEELWVNDIEEGMFYTDSQKVFYWVPTSGIDDQATYQLNINVNEGEKVVTAETEVVGFVNFKQNFRNKVVNTNGVSFANTAAVGQNVYNDLGIEWGVAENGKRYQVKLVFNYEEHTATDTTMRSISTTLGSVVGQSADIDFFQNYNGENFYAFVENRLKNDPNEANIIKRVAHGLEFHIIVADENLHTYMEVNEPATGIVNERPIFTNISNGFGLFASRNTTILDERNLSGDPIFLSLNSERELVFGPYTQDLKFCSKYFPTDPVIGCQ is encoded by the coding sequence ATGAAATTGAAGATTTATCTGGGGTTCGCAGTTGCAATTGTTTTGGCAGGGATAGCTAGTTGTAGTACAGATGTGGATATCAATGCTCCGTATGAAACGACAGCAGTGGTTTATGGATTTGTGGAGCCAATAGAAGATACGCAGTACGTAAAGATCAACAGAACTTACCTAGGAGATGGGAATAATGCGGAATATGCTGCGATCAATGATAGCACCATGTTCGAGAGTGTCGAAGGAACCGTAGATAAAATCGTTAATGGTACGGTTCAGGAGTCTTATCCTTTAGAAGAATTGTGGGTGAATGATATCGAAGAGGGAATGTTCTACACAGACTCTCAGAAAGTTTTTTACTGGGTGCCTACTAGCGGAATTGATGATCAGGCTACTTATCAGTTAAATATAAACGTTAACGAAGGAGAGAAAGTCGTAACGGCAGAAACGGAAGTAGTTGGTTTTGTGAACTTCAAGCAGAATTTTAGAAATAAAGTGGTGAATACCAATGGGGTTTCGTTTGCGAACACAGCTGCGGTAGGTCAAAATGTTTACAACGATTTAGGAATTGAATGGGGGGTTGCAGAGAATGGGAAAAGATATCAGGTAAAGTTGGTGTTCAATTATGAGGAACACACGGCAACGGATACAACCATGCGGTCAATATCAACAACGCTTGGATCTGTTGTTGGTCAGTCGGCTGATATAGATTTCTTTCAGAATTACAATGGAGAAAATTTCTATGCCTTTGTTGAAAATAGGTTAAAGAATGACCCGAATGAGGCAAATATCATTAAGAGAGTTGCGCATGGTCTGGAGTTCCATATTATTGTTGCAGATGAGAACTTACATACGTACATGGAAGTGAATGAACCAGCAACGGGAATTGTCAATGAACGACCAATCTTTACGAATATCTCTAATGGATTTGGACTATTTGCTTCAAGAAATACAACCATTTTGGATGAAAGAAACTTAAGCGGTGATCCCATCTTTCTTTCTTTGAACTCAGAAAGAGAATTGGTTTTTGGACCTTACACCCAAGACTTAAAGTTCTGTAGCAAGTATTTCCCAACTGATCCGGTTATCGGTTGTCAGTAA
- a CDS encoding DUF2490 domain-containing protein produces MSTKKQITILLFFLSCSFVKGQTNFRFGLLPNCNLNYSITDDWQLNFKLESRAILYQNNWDFNYRLTDASFLITKRIGAFSKVNFGYLHRFTGGSFVNRTIQQLTIVTPLTQTRLAHRFALDQTFGSNSPLVFRLRYRAGLEFSLQGEEINNHEGYFKITSEVLNHFSVQPYLLEIRLTPSLGYLISAHHKVELGLDYRLADLINNSPKHDLWTCIRWYIKV; encoded by the coding sequence TTGAGTACTAAAAAGCAGATCACCATATTACTTTTTTTTCTTTCCTGTTCGTTTGTTAAGGGACAAACTAACTTCAGATTTGGGCTATTACCCAATTGCAACCTCAACTATAGTATTACTGATGATTGGCAGTTGAACTTCAAATTAGAATCAAGGGCAATTCTTTACCAGAACAACTGGGACTTTAATTACCGACTAACCGATGCATCCTTTCTCATTACAAAGCGTATTGGTGCTTTTTCTAAAGTAAACTTCGGGTATTTGCATCGTTTTACGGGCGGTTCCTTTGTGAACAGAACAATCCAACAACTCACTATTGTTACACCATTAACACAGACAAGACTTGCCCATCGCTTTGCACTCGATCAAACATTTGGCAGCAACAGTCCGCTTGTATTTCGGTTAAGGTATCGTGCAGGACTAGAGTTCTCTCTTCAGGGAGAAGAAATAAACAACCATGAGGGTTACTTTAAGATAACCAGTGAGGTGCTGAACCATTTTTCAGTTCAACCCTATTTGCTAGAAATTCGTTTAACACCATCACTAGGTTATTTGATCAGTGCTCATCACAAGGTAGAACTAGGACTGGACTATCGACTAGCCGATTTGATTAACAACTCACCAAAACATGATCTCTGGACCTGCATTAGGTGGTATATTAAAGTTTAA